Sequence from the Salvelinus alpinus chromosome 27, SLU_Salpinus.1, whole genome shotgun sequence genome:
tggcgatggcgaaagagaggttgtgaattgtagaattgtgtttgctaactggtgctagcttcgtggcagtggcgctagctacaagctagctgtgaggatcagaagtagtggctcagggattacggcaggaatccggcgttgttgtcgagagacagtccgatgctggtaaattggtgagtaatatccaggctaataacagggctggtgtctgtgcagaaggtaaaagctactagcagcggcaaaaaaaaatggctaaattagcttgtagctggtattgtagcccaagaattcgctggtagacctcttcagctagccggcagatgggcctagctcgaggctagctcaaggctaactggtgcttgcttcgggacagaggtgttagccagtagtagccactcggttgcagctagctagctgtgatgatacggtgtaattgtccagagcttgcgtcaggaatccggtgatgtggtagagaaaaagcagtcctatatgctctgggttgatatcgcgcttgcagactggcaggtattggcccggtattgaagctggctgtgtccgagttgagggtgaagaccgcagcagtggctaactgactactagctagtagctagttatctggctagcttctgattggggttacggttctaaagtataaaaaaatagcaggtccgtaccacattgggtgaggcggaatgtaggaatgtatattcagttcctagatggaaagtgaaattaaaatatatacgaaatgtatacgaaaaatacgaagactatttacacgggacaggacaaacaaagacacgtccgactgctacgccatcttggattctcatacgtgccttgctcaagggcacattggcagaTGTTTTATCTAGTCGGCTCGTGGGATTCAAACCTGACTACCTTTCAGTTACTTGCCCAACACTCttaatcgctaggctacctggcaCCTGTAATGATAGGGTCGCTAGGCTACCTGGCACCTGTAATGATAGggtcgctaggctacctgccacctgtaATGATAGAGTCGCTAGAATACCTGCCGCCAGTAATGATAGggttgctaggctacctgccacctgtaATGATAAggacgctaggctacctgccacctgtaATGATAAggacactaggctacctgccacctgtaATGATAAgggcgctaggctacctgccacctgtaATGATAAggacgctaggctacctgccacctgtaATGATAAggacgctaggctacctgccacctgtaATGATAAggacgctaggctacctgccacctgtaATGATAAggacgctaggctacctgccacctgtaATGACTGGGACTGGCGCCACAGAATGGACTCCAAAGTCAAGTATAGCATAATCAACCTCCTACTCATCAAGGTACAGACCAGGGTTGGGGTCCGTTGACTTTAAATTTCAGTCAACTCAGGATGTGCACTGAAAatccaattctcttcaatgcttttcaattggGAAAACTGGAATTTGATTTACTTACTGAATtgattgactggaattgaaattgatttgaccccaaccctggtacaGACTTCTAGAGGCAATCTGAGCTTGCAACTCTGTTGTCCTAATCCATTTTCTTCTGGCTTTTGTTACTTTTGTTTAGTTTATTTTATTTGGTTTTTATAAATGCTTGAGTAACTCTCTGCTGTCACTAGTTTGCCATATGAATGAAGAGACATTCTCTACAGTGTGACCAGACTGTGTGGTCTGCATACCTTAAAAAGACCAGAATCAGAGGAGACTAGAGTAGGCTTGTGGGGTGTATGAATAATTCAATAAAACATAGCTTTGCTCTTAAAACAGAAGTCTTCTTACCCAGATCATCACTCTAGTTCACTGTTATATCTGCCTGTGGCCCTACTCTGTCCATTATGCCCAGACTAGTAGACATAGTGTAGAGGTTTCTGCTTTCAAATGCAGCATTTTAAATATAGACCAACAGCAGCCACATTTTCTTGAGAACTTTTCTTCTCTTGTTCAAATGTTACACCAGGGCTCTTctaccctgttcccggagagctactgtcctgtatgtttacaccagggctctcctaccctgttcccagagagctactgtcctgtatgtttacaccagggctctcctaccctgttcccggagagctactgtcctgtatgttTACACCAGGGCACTCCTACCCTGTTCCcagagagctactgtcctgtatgtttacaccagggctctcctaccctgttcccggagagctactgtcctgtatgttTACACCAGGGCACTCCTACCCTGTTCCcagagagctactgtcctgtatgtttacaccagggctctcctaccctgttcctggagagctactgtcctgtatgtttacaccagggctctcctaccctgttcccggagagctactgtcctgtatgtttacaccagggctctccaaccctgttcctggagagctactgtcctgtatgtttacaccagggctctcctaccctgttcctagagagctactctcctgtaggtttacacctgggttctccaaccctgttcctggagaactactgtcctgtatgtttacaccagggctctcctaccctgttcctggagagctactgtcctgtaggtttacaacAGGGCTctccgaccctgttcctggagaactactgtcctgtaggtttacaacagggctctccaaccctgttctgaGGTGTTCCTCAGATCTGTCCTgtttacaaaaaataaaatgcATATTACCAAGaaaccatttcaggctatcaaatTAGAGTAGCTAGACTGTCTGAATATCTTTGCTGGCATATCTACTGGAAAAGTTGacagactttagaaaagcaagcaataactaaatgtaaTGAATAAGACTCAAaatcctttcaatcttttacccagattttagcagagacgCATATTTTGTTTCTTAATAAAGAACCACAAGtcaggatacagacagctcaaaaggtatgcttagatatgcaataatatatatatatatagcattaaTAATGATTATGgttctagattgcaggaaaaaaagctgtttcaggtgtttgaaaaatgctaaattctccAATTTACTTAAGGGGGCATACCCCCCCAGACCCGTGCCCCCCCAGACCCACTTCCAGCCATTCTCACATACCTTGAGCCCCCTCTGATTTTTATGCAACACATTACATAAATCTCTTTTAGAGGGTCAGAATTAGACCTAAACATTCTGCAGGTGGACTTGGACTAAAATTCAGTCGTTTGATCATGCGAAATCTGTAACTGTTGTTGCGCTAATATTATCCGACATGGCACGTTGAGTTCCTGACTGGGACCTATAGATCTTTTAGAGTAGTAGGCTAGGCTGTAGTTATATCAAGCAGACGTGCATTTAGTCCTGACTGTAGCCTAAAAAGCATGAGCTTCTTAAATGAGTGAAGAAATATTAGAAAATAGACCATCTACATGGTCCGACATTATTTAGCTAGATTCCTAATAAATTACCTCCAAATGCAGTTTCCTGTATACATGCATCTCTTGCCCAGAGAGAGGCTATCCCTAGTCGCCTAACGCATGAGGGAAGATGACAATCTTCACCATTTTAGTGACAAAGTTGCTGGAGCAAATAGATTGTAAAGTGCAAAATAATTGATTGCCAATGCGATTGAACTTCATGCGCAAAAGTATGTTCCAGAAATCATTTGCCGGGTTGGTTGAGGCAGCAATATCTATATTTGGGCACGGAAAAGAACGTCACAGCGACTGTTGCCAagttagaagaagaaaaaaattacGCTTAAGCACGCACAGACGTCAGAGCGCTCTGACGTGGAGTCAACCTTGGCAACAGAGCTATGGAACAATAAATACACAGTGCACGTAGAGGTGTAGACCACTACGTTCCTAATGGACAAATTTGAGACAATTGTGTAACTGCCCCCTATAGAAAACCATTCACTTTCATAGTCTATATAAAGTGTAATTAGTTATACATTTCAGTGCAAAATTGatgatttgtctgtgtgtgtgtgtgtatgtatttcttTAATAGAAGGTAAGACGTGAATAAATAATTTAATCTTTTTATTCGTTCAGTTTATTATTAACGTTTTTCCAAAGGTTCAGTTTGCTTTGTAGTATAAAAATAATTAGAAATTTCACAACATCAAAAAAACTAACGTTTTCATAGAAAACTTTCATACTAGGATAGACCAACCAGACAAGCACATCATGATTGTTAAATATCACACACGTACAAGAAGCTCACATTCCATCAACCAGAAAACAAACAGGTCAAGATAACGATAACTAGGCTCTGAACACTGAAACACAACTTTGTTATCTAGCACCATAAAATCAACAACTATTTTGTAAACCCAAACTATTGTTTTATTAGTTAAACATGCTTTAAAATCAGCTACATAGTTGAAAGAGGCAAGTGATAGCCCATTATAGTCCATACAAAACAAaggtaaacaaatatattttgctTCCTGGTTGTGTGCGTCCAAGTCTATATCTCTGCGATCATTCTACACAGCCACCAcatactggtactgtacatgaggAAATGCTAAATGTGCTCTAGAGGAAATGGTGTTGTGGGGAAGAATGTAAATCAAAAATGTCACccaagtgcactactttagaccagagccctatgggactagtgcactactttagaccagagccctatgggatacCTTATGGACCCTGATCAAAAGCAATGAAATATATAAgtcatagggtgtcatttgggacacagctacGGTTCTCCTGCTCACAGGGCTAGGAGTGTAGGGGAGCTCAGGGACTACGGTTCTCCTGCTCACAGGGCTAGGAGTGTAGGGGAGCTCAGGGACTACGGTTCTCCTGCTCACAGGGCTAGGAGTGTAGGGGAGCTCAGGGACTACGGTTCTCCTGCTCACAGGGCTAGGAGTGTAGGGGAGCTCAGGGACTACGGTTCTCCTGCTCACAGGGCTAGGAGTATAGGGGAGCTCAGGGACTACGGTTCTCCTGCTCACAGGGCTAGGAGTGTAGGGGAGCTCAGGGACTACGGTTCTCCAGCTCACAGGGCTAGGAGTGTAGGGGAGCTCAGGGACTACGGTTCTCCTGCTCACAGGGCTAGGAGTGTAGGGGAGCTCAGGGACTACGGTTCTCCTGCTCACAGGGCTAGGAGTGTAGGGGAGCTCAGGGACTACAGTTCTCCTGCTCACAGGGCTAGGAGTGTAGGGGAGCTCAGGGACTACGGTTCTCCTGCTCACAGGGCTAGGAGTGTAGGGGAGCTCAGGGACTACGGTTCTCCTGCTCACAGGGCTAGGAGTGTAGGGGAGCTGAGGGAGTCAGAGGATTGATCGTTGCTGCTGCTCCCTTTCTGTTGGGCTACGCCACAGGTAGGCAACGCCTCCGCCTCAGGATAGCTGAAGACGAAGGAAGATGTGTACGTGGTGCAGGATGGGGTGCAGGTGACCACAGGGGTGCACAGGGGCTCAAAGTCATTATTGGCTGTGCTGTAGAGAGGCTCCCAGTCCTGGGTGTACAGGGAGCTGGTCAGATCCACATCGGGCACCGACCGGGCCGTCTCCATCTCCGTcttggagaggagagacagggactCCTCCAGGCAGGCTGTGTCCAGGTCGGCCATCTTGACGTCAGAAACGGAGATGGTGGACAGGAGGGGGCTGCTGGAGAAGATTGAGGCTGAGGTGGAGAGGTTGGAGCTGGCGGTCGACGGAATGGAGGTGAGGGGAGTCGCCGAGCAGACGGAGACCATGCTTTGAGGCTGGGGTGGGGACAGCTGGATGGAGACCCCGTAGGAGTGGGAGGGGAAAACAGTGTCCATATCAGAGGGGATCTTGCAGATGGGCTGATGGGCTGCCAGGATAAACTCCAACTTCTCCTTCTCTTTGAGCAGGTTGGCGATGTCGTTCTGGAGAGCGGACTTCTCATCCTCCAGCTCGTCAGTTTCACCCTGCAGAGTGTCGGTGAGTTCCTTCCTCCTGTTGCGGCACTTAGCTGCTGCCTGCTTGTTCCTCTCTCTACGGAAACTCTTCTTCGCCTCTTCCTCAGGAGAAAgctatagaagaaaaaaaaaaaagaagaaaatgaATTCCCCGCTGTCTTTGAATGCAATGTCATCATTAAATCCTACATGCTGTTGTTCTCCATATTCAAAACCAAAGTGATGTAAATTAATCACTATACAATGCTTCTAGATCAGGTCTAAGATCAGTTAAGATATTTACCTGTTCCATTCTGGCTCTGCGCCCAGAGCTGTGGCCCTTGTTCCTCATGGCACTAGTGTAGGTTGGCGGGCTGACACTGTAGGGATGGACTCTGTGAGAAGAGGCCACGGAGGATACGAGCGGCTGGTCCATCCACTGCAGGTCTGGACTGGCAGAGACAGCCGTGACAGTAGGGATGAAGGAGCCACTGGACACTGAAGTCAGGTCTGTGAAGTCCTGTtcgagaaagaggagagaattcAGTCAGTACAGGAGCATTTCTATCCAGACAGGGTAGATTACTAGGGTGGGTGGGCGATGCTGCTGAAGCAATGCACAGCGCCGCAGCATGTCCCTTCATGCATATGAATgaagccagtcagtctattaaaaAGCCATACGGTTTATAAATATCCCTCCTGATGTAAGCTATGACGCATAACTTTTCTCTGGAGTTTCCTCGCTAAATGAATTACCTATAGGAGTATGTAGTGGTCAGTGTTGCAGAGCAGAACCGAGTCTGATGCTTTATTACGCGTCAACATCTAGGCTACTATCAGGAGACGTCATGCATTGTTATAGCCTAACATGTTATTGGTTTATCTAATAaaattacagtaaaaaaaaaaaaaaaaaaagattactgTAATGTTAATACACTATAGTATCAGTACTTGACTTGTACTGAAATAGGTGCTGGTACTCAGTGTGCGCCGGTACTGTTTATAAAATGTAtctgcaggagctccacaataccttcgcgctaatattctataagaagtACAGGAACTAGCGTTGAGCTCAAACAATATTACATTTGAGGTGCCAATAATCGGCTCTGGTGAGCTCCTTCCCAAGTCAAGCGCTGACTAGTAGTACAGCTATCAATGACATTGTAACTAAGGCAATATGCCATTATTGATCGATCAACGTACCTGAGATTGGGGAGAGCCTATAGTAGAGTAAGATCCCGCAGGAGAGTTGTAGTAAGCCAGGTTGTCGCAAGCTGGAGAAGCGGTACTGCACCGGGAAGAGGAGTCACAATCCGTGTTGAAAGCAGAGTACATCATCGTTTCAGGAGATCACGAAGAAACTCGGCAAAATCCAAAAGCGTCGGCTAAAGTTGTCAAAGTCAGGTGATCCCTTTTTCAGGCTTGCTGTTGTTGATAGAGATCCTGTATTGTAGTCTATTTCGTATCTTTGCGTTCTCTTTTTAGCTGCTAAAAGTTTGACTGCCAACTCTGACAGCTCGCAGGGTTTTTATAGTTTTCCACCGGACTGGCGAGGAAATACTCATGACGTAGGCATGGATCGTACCTCCATGATCAGCGTGACATAACAACAGTTTTTAaacatactaaatactaattttGACACTCGTAACACATTGCATAGTGTATAATAGTTCAAATATGTGATTTAACGTGCCTTTGTTGTGTGTTTATTGTATAAGATAAAAAAGTTAGAACATCGAAGTTACCATTCCCAAGAAATGGAATGTTCCAAAAGGAGATCCCGTCGACGTAATTTACCTTATATGGTGTATCCTGTTAAATGGGCGTGCCCTGCTTGGAAACACCAAAACTATCCTGAGATCAGCTACAATTGGCTGACAGTAGCATTACAGCATAACATTATCATGTAACGACaaccagtgttggggaagctactctgaaaaagATACACTGACTACACCAAACCATaggaacaccttcataatattgagtagttcactacatccaaactactttgtgAAAAAGTATCATATCTAAATCTgcaatgtcatagactacaaattgcaagaacagatcactctggagtcagaCGTTaataacagaatgtgtaatttagcctattaaacgCATAAActatgtttcaagtgagaattaattgcaagttttaatgtcacgtgcacaagtccAGTGAAAGGCCTTTCTTGCCAGCTCTtaatccaacaatgcagtaatcagtaTCAATATAGCACAACAAATAACACACGGTGGAACATAAACACACCAgaaataaaaacaagaaatgaGAAGAACACAATAAATTAAGaagctgtatacagggtcagttccagggtcagttccagtaccatattaacaatgtgcagggatactcgAGTGATGGAGGtggatatgtatagggggaaggagacagggatactggagtgatggaggtagatatgtataggaggaaggagacagggatactggagtgatggaggtagatatgtatagggggaaggagacagggatactggagtgatggaggtagatatgtataggggtaaggtgactatatacagggtcagtgtgtgtgtgtgtgtgtgtgtgtgtgtgtgtgtgtgtgtgtgtgtgtgtgtgtgtgtgtgtgtgtgtgtgtgtgtgtgtgtgtgtgtgtgtgtgtgtgtgtgtgtgtgtgtgtgtgtgtgtgtgtgtgtgtgtgtgtgtgtgtgtgtgtgtgtgtgtgtgtgtgtgtttcacaccCTTGGTTGTTCCTGATGCTCTGTATCATCCCATTTCGCCAAACATCCCATTTCCAAAGTTAAGGGTTAAATTTAGGTCCtcattccgaatggttaaggtaagagttAAGTTTTGGGATAGTGTTAAAACATTAGGTTTAGgtactcattctgattggttaaggTAAGAGTTAAGGTTTGGATAGGGTGAAAACATAAAGTACCACCACTGGGATCGAACACACAGCCTTCTGATCCAGTGTCATGGAATTACTGATGATATGGGACATACTCAACTGTCCTATTCGTGGAATAAAATATTTAACAACTTGACATTGAAGTCTCATTGGATAGGCCTCATGATGTATAAATATGTTAGGTCCTCAGTTAAggaggtgtaaccgatgtgaaatggctagctagttagcggtggtgcgcgctagcagcctttcaatcggtgacgtcacttgctctgagaccttgaagtagtggttccccttgctctgcaagggccgcggcttttgtggagcgatgggtaacgatgcttcatgggtgactgttgttgatgtgtgcaaagggtccctggttcgcgcccgggtcggggcgaggggacagactaaagttaaactgttacagagGGTCCCAATGACTATGTAGCGTTTAACATTACATTGATTTCAGTTAAGTAATTGAGAAGATACTAAAGCACCTCATCAGTGTAAACCGATTCAACACAAAGGTATTACTTATAACTGAAAAATGGACCAATAAACTATATGCATATAGAATAATATAGAAATAAAGGCATTATAGCACTATTGTGCAGATCATAAACAGAGAGGTATAATAATAAACAGTTGCTGAACTGAAGCCAACAACATCTCCTAGACTACGCATGTACTTTGGCCCAAGGCAACTGAAGCCAACAACATTCCCTACTCTACGCATGTACTTTGGCCCAAGGTAATGTTTGTACCTGTTGGGCCTACCTGTGGAATCCAGGTGAGGTGATGGGAGGGCGTGGCAGTAAGGTGGAACAacaggtacagagagatccttgatgaaaacctgttccagagcacagaggacctcagactggggtgaaggttaccTTCAGAGCTtgagacagagcttgagaggatctgcagagaagaatgggagaaactcctcaaatacaggtgtgccaagcttgtagcatcatacgcaagaagactccaggctgtaatcgctgccaaaggtgcttcaacaaagtactgagtaaagggtctgaatacttatgtaaatgtgatatttacataagtaaaaacctgtttttgcttcatcattatgaggtactgtgtgtagattaatgagaggGGGGGGAACAATTTAgtacgttttagaataaggctgtaacgtaacaagatgtggaaaaggtcaaggcgtctgaatactttctgaaggcactgtatatctcaTATTTAATATATTATCTATATTATATAATTCCATGTTTATTGTTTGACTCAACAAGTCCTGAATAATATAATAGTTCCAGAAATATACCTTCCTCCGTGTAGGCTTCATAACAAACGCTGTTTATTCTGCCAAAGTTTTGATAAACATTCTTAAATAGGGAAAACATCACTCTCATAGACCAGTGGTCTGTATATTACAAGAGggttcctcccccccccccatgcatTTAAATATGCAGTGGCCGTGTTTCCCTGGTTCCTGTTTTGTTTAACGTTTCTGTGTTGCCCCGGCAACGCCCCACCCCTTAGCGTCAGTGACGCTCTGGTTTTTCATAGCGGTCTTTCATAGCGGAGCAGTGGAATGCCACACATGGTTAGTTGACAATTGTTTATTTAAGTAGCTAGAGTGATTGGCAAGACTCGACATACACAACATCGGACTTCATTTTTGAAGGGATTTCAGATGTTTGTTATGAACTTAGAGTGAAATGCAGTTTATTTAGGCGATAGCATTGCCGAGTCAGCCAGTAGAAGTTGTAAAGAAGGTTTTAAACAAGGTTAGGCTATACTCTCCCATCAACGATTTTTTCCCCCCAAATGGTTATACACGAGAGCAAGCTAATTGTAGCCGACCAAAATATGAAATGCTTGATTTATTTTCTTTTGTCATCATATATCAATTTTGGCAATAGTTTTATGTGAGTTTTAATAAGAAAAATGAAAAGTAAAAGCATTCCTTGTGAGCCGTCCCATAAGCGTAATCAATCAGAATTTAGCCTTTCCATAAATGCAAATTTAAAGTAAGCGAGATCGAATCAGTCCTTCCTTGGAATAATTGCTTCCAAATTCTATTCAACAGTTAACAAACAGTTCCCTATTCAGACTTCTCTTTCAACAAGGGTCTGCTCAACTATGTCATCAGTCTGGTTTGTTGCCTAAAATGCCAATGATGTCATCTGTAGACCCTAATAGGCGTTTGGATCTAAACATAGAActcctttcaaagcatttctcaCATTCACACTTAAGTGACCTGAGTGAAAACATTTATTTGACCTGAACTCAGGGGGTCTATAATTATGTCTGGACCTCATATCTATGCCCCTCACCCGACCCATGACCTGGAGACAGAATGAAAGAGAAACAGACCACCCTAATGAACTACCAGTAAATATTCAGGGGGCGTGACTGCTGGTAAACGTGAGGCATACCCTCTTTTGGCAGGTAGCACGTCTTAGCAGTTAagatcattgggccagtaaccgaaaggtcgctggtgtGAATCCCCAAGCCTGCAAGGTGAAAAGaaatctgccattctgcccttgagcaagacaggTAACCCCTAACAACTGCTCCCAAGCAATGTTCCTGTAACGATTCtcatcctcttcgtctgaggagtagcaaggatcggaccaatgtgcagcgtggtaagtgtccataatgaaaAGTTTAATAaatcaaactgaacactgaacaaaataacaaaagcacaaacaaacaaccgaaacagtcccgtatggcgcaaacgctaacacaggaaacaatcacccacaaaacacaatgaaaaacaggctacctaaatatgattctcaatcagagacaatgatcgtcacctgcctctgattgagaaccatactaggccaaacacatagaaatataacgaacagaacaaaacatagaaaaacaacatagaatgcccaccccaactcacgccctgaccaaactaaagtAAAGACagaaaaaaggaactaaggtcagaacgtgacaattccCTCTAATTTCTTTCATcgctgagcaaatttcaggtctgctgagtgcaaacttgagcattgtgaaaattctgtgcaacttcctgtcacgccctggccttagtattcttggttttctttattattttagttaggtcagggtgtgacatggggtatgtttgtgttttgggtgattatatggtaaagggggtgttgggttttgtgtgtggttttgtgttgagtgaatatgtctaggtatgtctatggtttagtgagggtttctaggtatgtctatggttgcctgagtggttctcaatcagagacagatgtctttcatttgtctctgattgggagccatattttaggcagccataggcatcatgtttttgttgggtcattgtctaagTCTGTGTCTAGGTCTAGGTCTGTGTCAAGGTTGCATGTTTTGCATTTAGtcggttatagcttcacggtcatcgatttgttgttttgcttcgttggttcatcttctaaataaagagaagatgtatttttcacatgctgcgccttggtccgctttcTCTCCCTTTGTCGATCGTGACATTCCAGTGtgcatttactgtgaacactgaggctgtacccacttctAAGTTAGTTTTAACtgtggtcaagtaggctactgtggctatttgatcataacgtaggcctaccagagtggcctaccattaaaaacaatggagaaaatgcatcccataacattttaacatggaaatagctgttctatcgttcagcctataacctgtttatgcacttgtccttcagacaaggaggtgactgaaaattctgttgt
This genomic interval carries:
- the LOC139555945 gene encoding protein c-Fos-like translates to MMYSAFNTDCDSSSRCSTASPACDNLAYYNSPAGSYSTIGSPQSQDFTDLTSVSSGSFIPTVTAVSASPDLQWMDQPLVSSVASSHRVHPYSVSPPTYTSAMRNKGHSSGRRARMEQLSPEEEAKKSFRRERNKQAAAKCRNRRKELTDTLQGETDELEDEKSALQNDIANLLKEKEKLEFILAAHQPICKIPSDMDTVFPSHSYGVSIQLSPPQPQSMVSVCSATPLTSIPSTASSNLSTSASIFSSSPLLSTISVSDVKMADLDTACLEESLSLLSKTEMETARSVPDVDLTSSLYTQDWEPLYSTANNDFEPLCTPVVTCTPSCTTYTSSFVFSYPEAEALPTCGVAQQKGSSSNDQSSDSLSSPTLLAL